The DNA region AGCTGCGGCCCTGATACCCCAGCGAGTCCCAGTCGGCGAAAGACTGTGGACTTCCTGACCTTTCGGGGTCATCGGGTTGGACGATACCCTCGGCGGTGGCCGCGTTCTGCGGCTGGAAGATGCGGTTGGCCGCGGCGAAGAATCCGCGCACCAAGACGCCGTTGACCAGGCTGATGACCAGGATCACCACAACGGCGGTTCCGACGAACAGGGCCAGTTCGTCGGATAGTCGCCAACGCCGGATCAGGACGCGTGCCATGGTCCTGATGACGTCGATCAGCACCCGCGTCACCGCCACACATACCGCGGCCACCGCAGCGGCCAGCGCAAGGGTTCGCAGATAACTGGCGGTGGTCGGACCTGGCACCGCCATCAGTTCGGAGACCTGGCGTTGCCAACCCGCCGCGGGGACCACCATCAGTAGGCACGCACCGATCGAGCCGACAACGACGACGGTCTTGAGCAGGTAGCCGATTCGTTTCGTTGGCGGCCACCAGCTGCGTTGGTTGAGCACGAACCGGCCGATCATCCGGCCGAGGAAAACCCCGATGCCGTAGCCGATCGCGGCGGTCAGTCCGCCGATGAAGCCACCGAGCAGCCAGTCACGGGGAAGCAGGGAGGGTGTGAGCGACAAGCAGAAGAACAGCGCTCCGAAGACCACGCCTGTGAAGTCCAGACGCAGCATCCGCCACACCCATAGGGTCACCCGAACAACCCGGGCAGCACGCCCTCCGACGTGCGCCGCAACTCCTCGACGGTGATCGTGAACAGCCCCTGTACCTCGATGGCAGCCTGGCTGGGTTCCGGGCCCGGGTCGACGACCCCGATCCTGGTGGCGGGCAGGCCGCGAGCGTCACACATCGCGGTGAACCGGCTCTCCTCGGTGCGCGGCACCGCGACCAGCACCCGTCCGGCCGATTCGCTGAACAAGAAGACGAACGGACCGCCGCCTTCTTGAAAAGCTTCGGGAATCACGATGCGGCAACCGGTTTCGCCGGCCAGCGCCGCCTCGATGACGGCCTGGATGAGTCCGCCCTCGGAGAGGTCATGCGCCGCCGAGATCAGGCCGTCGCGCGAGGCCGCGGTGAGCACCTCGGCCAGCAGCTGTTCGCGGGCCAGATCGACCTGGGGAGGCACCCCACCGAGGTGTCCGGCGGTGACCTGCGCCCATATGGAACCGTCGAACTCATCGCGGGTGTCACCAAGCAGGATCAGCGATTCACCGGGTTCGGTGCCCAGTGCCGTCGGGATGCGTCGCTTCACATCGTCGATGACGCCGAGCACCCCGACCACCGGGGTGGGCAGAATTGCGGTGGCACCGGTCTGGTTGTAGAAGCTGACGTTGCCTCCGGTGACCGGGATCCCCAGGGCCGCAGCGCCATCGGCCAGCCCGCGGACGGCCTGGGAAAACTGCCACATCACGCCCGGATCCTCTGGTGAGCCGAAGTTCAGGCAGTTGGTCACCGCGACCGGGGTGGCGCCGGTGACCGCCACGTTGCGGTAGGCCTCGGCCAGGGCGAGCTGCGCACCGCTGTACGGGTCCAGCGCCGTATAGCGGCCCGACGCATCGGTGGAGATCGCGATTCCGCGGCCGGTCTGTTCGTCGACGCGAAGCACGCCACCATCGGCATGCTCGGCCAACACGGTGTTACCGCGCACGTAGCGGTCGTACTGCTCGGTGATGAACGCCCGGCTGCACAGATGTGGGCTGCTCAAGAGCTGCAGCACCGTGGCACGCAGGTCCTCGGCAGTCGACGGACGCGCCAGCCGGGCCGAGGTGTCGGCGTTGAGCGCATCCTGGGAATCGGGCCGTTGCACCGGCCGTTCGTAGACTGGACCCTCGTGGGCCACGGTGCGCGGCGGCACATCGACCACGGTTTCGCCGTGCCAGGTGATCTCCAACCGGCCGGTGTCGGTGACCTCACCGATGACAGTGGCCAGCACATCCCACTTACGGCAGACCGCCAGGAACGCGTCGACGTTGTCGGGCGTCACGACCGCGCACATCCGCTCCTGTGATTCGCTCGACAGGATCTCGGCCGGGGTCATATTGGCCGCG from Mycobacterium sp. SMC-4 includes:
- the purL gene encoding phosphoribosylformylglycinamidine synthase subunit PurL codes for the protein MSQQVDTIERATATPDQPQPYRELGLKDDEYERIREILGRRPTDAELAMYSVMWSEHCSYKSSKVHLRYFGETTTEKMREAMLAGIGENAGVVDIGDGWAATFKVESHNHPSYIEPYQGAATGVGGIVRDIMAMGARPVAVMDQLRFGPADAPDTRRVLDGVVRGIGGYGNSLGLPNIGGETIFDASYAGNPLVNALCVGVLRKEDLHLAFASGVGNKIILFGARTGLDGIGGVSVLASETFGGDESGSAGRKKLPSVQVGDPFTEKVLIECCLELYASDLVVGIQDLGGAGLSCATSELASAGDGGMRVELDTVPLRAANMTPAEILSSESQERMCAVVTPDNVDAFLAVCRKWDVLATVIGEVTDTGRLEITWHGETVVDVPPRTVAHEGPVYERPVQRPDSQDALNADTSARLARPSTAEDLRATVLQLLSSPHLCSRAFITEQYDRYVRGNTVLAEHADGGVLRVDEQTGRGIAISTDASGRYTALDPYSGAQLALAEAYRNVAVTGATPVAVTNCLNFGSPEDPGVMWQFSQAVRGLADGAAALGIPVTGGNVSFYNQTGATAILPTPVVGVLGVIDDVKRRIPTALGTEPGESLILLGDTRDEFDGSIWAQVTAGHLGGVPPQVDLAREQLLAEVLTAASRDGLISAAHDLSEGGLIQAVIEAALAGETGCRIVIPEAFQEGGGPFVFLFSESAGRVLVAVPRTEESRFTAMCDARGLPATRIGVVDPGPEPSQAAIEVQGLFTITVEELRRTSEGVLPGLFG